The following are from one region of the Rhipicephalus microplus isolate Deutch F79 chromosome 1, USDA_Rmic, whole genome shotgun sequence genome:
- the LOC142804591 gene encoding uncharacterized protein LOC142804591 isoform X1, with product MQVVLHLVIDLRAQDQVVLAVHLFGSSLVKFFGALFTCSAQWSLAPYVVKAGGYCQSSLTFLRSPSPGTHHNQEIFQERMAACAPALFQMMEEAPTKHTMELVVRVRDEGQREKAVQVAVLPFLCAHFKEDKNYLYQVFEEGTSITEKLAELPSTPTIIALGEFPCRYHYVLIVVRGGQVN from the exons atgcaggttgtgttgcatcttgttattgatttacgtgctcaggaccaagtagtgctagcagttcatttgtttggttcctcacttgtcaagttttttggcgcactcttcacttgttcagctcagtggtctctggcaccctacgtggtcaaggcaggcggctattgtcagagctctctcaccttcctgcgaagtccatcacctggcacacatcacaatcag gaaatcttccaggagaggatggcggcctgtgcgcctgcattatttcagatgatggaggaggcgccgacgaaacatactatggaactggtggtgcgcgtgagagacgaaggacaaagagaaaaagcagtccaggtagctgtgctaccattcctctgcgcgcattttaaggaagacaagaactacctttaccaagtatttgaa gagggaacaagcatcactgaaaagcttgccgagttgccatcaacgcctacaatcattgcactgggtgagttcccttgtcgatatcattatgtgttgattgttgtgcgaggaggtcaagtaaattga
- the LOC142804591 gene encoding uncharacterized protein LOC142804591 isoform X2: MQVVLHLVIDLRAQDQVVLAVHLFGSSLVKFFGALFTCSAQWSLAPYVVKAGGYCQSSLTFLRSPSPGTHHNQEIFQERMAACAPALFQMMEEAPTKHTMELVVRVRDEGQREKAVQVAVLPFLCAHFKEDKNYLYQVFEEGTSITEKLAELPSTPTIIALGINMLK; encoded by the exons atgcaggttgtgttgcatcttgttattgatttacgtgctcaggaccaagtagtgctagcagttcatttgtttggttcctcacttgtcaagttttttggcgcactcttcacttgttcagctcagtggtctctggcaccctacgtggtcaaggcaggcggctattgtcagagctctctcaccttcctgcgaagtccatcacctggcacacatcacaatcag gaaatcttccaggagaggatggcggcctgtgcgcctgcattatttcagatgatggaggaggcgccgacgaaacatactatggaactggtggtgcgcgtgagagacgaaggacaaagagaaaaagcagtccaggtagctgtgctaccattcctctgcgcgcattttaaggaagacaagaactacctttaccaagtatttgaa gagggaacaagcatcactgaaaagcttgccgagttgccatcaacgcctacaatcattgcactgg gcataaacatgctgaagtga